The DNA sequence AAAATTTATAATAACAatgtaaacaaataaaaaacttttcttttatgAGCGACATGTAACCAGTATAATTTATTATACTCTTCTCTATGATAACCAGTTGATAAGAGAAGAAATTCCACCATACTAGAAAGAAAAGGACCCACACCAAGCacaaccagagagagagagagagaaaggaagataCACACAGTATGATCGGAGATTGAATCGAAGGCATATACAAATCTGTCTGCTGATCAAATATATCATAAATCTAGAGTTGTACCTTGCATTTCTGAACCATATCATCAAAGTATTTCTGCTCTTGTTGACGTAAGGTCTGGAATTTTTCCACTGTGTCAATGTCAACCTTATGCTTAGTCTTGGGCTTGGGTGGCTCAAAGGGGCAAGTAAGAATGGCCATTTTTGCATTTTCAATTCTCTTTGGCATCTGCGGATGGCTCATATCCTTGTCAACCACAATACCATAAACTAGCTCAGTGTCTTCCAGCTTCCCACCTACTTTGCCCTCAACTTTTATTAAGTCCAAGTTAACATCCTTCCTCTCCAGATCAGCAACAGCAAGAACTGCTTTAACAGCAATTTCAGCTAAGGAGCGCTTGCACCGATTCACACTGCAAGAGAATGCCAAAAACTCAGAACAAAAGAGAAATAACGTAATGACTAATGAAAGATATATCATTCAGAATAATGACAAGTGTAACAAACCCTTAAATCAGGACTACactaagtggtatcagagctatggcagAGGACAGTACAATGACTCCTGGACAACCTCCTGAACCTTACAGTAGGATAGTAGAGATGTTACCAAAGTTAACTTTAGATCAACAAAAACATGTGGGTCAAATTTTGTGTAAAACTGAATCTGGCAGTAAGTACATGTTTGGTTTCAGTTGCGGCACAATAATCCCCAATAGGAATGGATTTCGGGCATGAGATTCAAGGATCTGGATTGCCCGAAGGAAGGCTTCCTTTGGACCTAAACCTAGGTTGAAAACGAGAGGGAGATGAGGGATCGACCACCAATTTAACTTGTCATGGGTGTTTCTAGAACAGGGTAAGGTAAcgaaaaaaatagaaggaacaaagaaagaggaaaaaggaagagaataaaggaacgaaaaaagaagaaggaaagagagggaagGTCGAACAAGCACAACCTACACAACACACTCAACAAGACTCCTACCGTCCCACTAATAGAATCCAACTCCCAACAAGGAAATTAAAGCAACTAGGAAACTTGAAATAGGGAAACTATCTCCTGGGTATCTAAGTCTATCTAAAACTCCCataaaaaagataattaaaattacaaagaaTCCCAATCGTGTATCTGGCGTGCTACAGGTAAAAATTGGTTCAATAAGGAACTTTTTCCTCTTTCATGATCTGCAACAAAATACCAATTAGCTACTATTTACAAGTCAACTTTAGCCTTCAATATTATTTACATCTGATGGAGAACCtttagggaagggagggaaaatcagagtagagagggggaaaaggaggatcacactcacacattcattcaataatcaaattgctctccaaatcttcaatcgattacaaccaatatataggaaaataggaacatgaaattaaaaacttaactgaaatggaaattagcctaaactaggaaataactataaaaaggaaaccaaagcaaggaaataaatcctactcctacgttcaagtgtggaaaataaaagcatgaaataaaatactaagtaaactactaattttatttccaacccttgttggaccaaaaccctgggctggaccggttcttcttggctcttggcttccaaagctggtcatgctggtccaaccaagaaagggcaaccgtatctgcatcaactctcctcctctgaaaagaactcgactccgtcgagttagggaaaggaccgaggagaccatctgaaggaatacgctgaatgagaaATGAtctcaccatcttcttgagcttaatttcagggagatctttggcaggatgaaacttcatcgtctcgttggcatgcttgaaggcatagatattggcatagccacaatgctgtactttcttatcaaacaaccaaggtcgaccaagaaggatatggcacaccttcagagggagaacatcacattggactgtatccttaaatccaccaatagaatatgtgactaagcacttatctgtgattttgagattagtgttgttcacccaagcaaccttgtaaagattaggatgtggttctgtattcaatcccagcttacgaacagcgtcttcagaaacaacattagtgcaactgcctccatcaatgaccaaggttagcaactgatcattgcacttcacacgaagtttgaaaaatactactgcggtgtcaatcttcattttcagtggccttctgagtggtcaacacatgacgaatgacataaaaaggatgttggtcatcgtcactgagagtgtcattgacttcacctgttgcacgctcttctcttcaatcaactgtgtcagaaccaagttgctcttcgggaatatatggtataggagaatccttatcaataaaagcaaccaaacggctgggacattgggcactgaGATGTCCagatccatggcatgagtagcaccgaactgtaaattttgaagaatcagaaggtttatctgaaccacgccgagggggtgaatatgggcgagtaggccgtgaagatgacatttcagaaacatgtcgaggtggagaatacggccgactaggtcgtgaagaagccAGAGATGTAGCACTTGTCTGgggcttgctagatgacctctcttgggtaggagactgttgccaaacggaactagtacctcgagaaaaaatatctgcaaaatttctccgattgtatgggcgtttcagactttcctcaacttgatatgctacttgtacggcgttTTCCATGGTAGATAGTCGACtggatgcaagggcagcactaagttgagggtgcaaaccattacgaaattgggccactaagacttcttcatcccacttaaagtcagaacgagtggccaaataataaaatctagcaacatactcctcaacggtcaaattctcttgtttcaactgtgcaaatctgagatgcatgcgttgcttgtaatcagaaggcaagaatcgccgattcatgacttcatacatttcagcccaagtattgaccaaaccaatgcctcgggttcggttctgttgttgttgcttgatccaccagacttgAGCCGTGCCTTTcatttggcctctgcaaatagaatcttttgagcctcagtcaacccgtaccatctgaagaatgtatctaaactgtgaatccagtcaaggtacaattctggattattgtctccataaaaatcaaggacatccagttttgctgttctttctgctccatcatcatgtctaccagtcccatatggtggtggaggtggtggtggtggtgtatgatgtggtggtggtggtggtggtgttactggcagatcctgtggagtggtgttggaagaattcccagactgaatgggactctttcctttatctgctgccaccaaacgatcaatagaaacttgcatagattccaccattgtatttagggacgtgaccatgttagtgagagcatcaaattttgtatcagtttctcctttataggaattcagctgttgaacaacttcactattggctaccatggtgataagtaacaaaatagcactcaaagaataatggtagaatagtaaataactggaggcttaaagggcaggggcagaatagtaaataatattttttttttggcaaaattgtaaatttttttttttttggaagttcaaattaaaccacaAAAGGGTGTGTCAGTCACGtgcagtgttatcaattcggccgaataattcgcgaattattcggccgaaccgaatttttccgaattttatcaaaaattctgaccgaatccgaattaaaaataaaattcggtaaaattcttgattttttcaaaagtgaatataaaacgcgaataattcggaccgaatccgaattaaaccgaattattcggtccacttaaacagtatttaaaaaaaaaaaaacccaataagcttttttgaccgaatccttaaattaatcaaccgaattattccgaataattctccgcccgaataattcccgaatccgaatttgctaactatggtcacGTGTGGGACAGGGGTTTaagtggaaataaaaaatatatgggacaaaaaggggaataaagaagaaagggaagggtatttctggcaagtcaaaagaatttaaaataaaagaaggaagaaaataagaCTGTGGGTTGGGGTTTCACCGCCGACAAAGGAGAGGAGGGGATCTCTTATGCAGAGGTGGAATGAACACCGGTCGCTTCCAACGATGGGAACATCGGCTTACGAGAAGGTTGATGCAAGATTTCAGGCCGGCAAGATGTTCGAGCATAACAGGCGGTGATGGAGGAAATCCGGAACATGTATGTTCCcgtctccttgcttcttcttttcttctctgttccttctcttctgttcttcttcgtcgactctctcctcttgctgctcttttttttttttttttggtctgatCTTGCCTCTCGctgcctcttctcttcttcttccttcgcttccttctggttctgttttctctctttctgctcttttttttttttttggacagaaCCCTGGAGAGGGTGTTTGGACtgagacccaaaaaaaaagaggtcgGTGGAGTTGTGGTTCGGCTTCTCTGTTTGCAgcagagcttttttttttctttttggctgatGGAAGTCCGAGGCTGAGACGGGGGTAACAGAGGCTCGATGGGGTTTCAGAAGGGTTGAAGGGGTGGGATTGGGGTTTCAGCTGGGACGATGGgtatgaagtttttttttttttggctgctgCCGGAAGGAATAGAGAAGGCGGAGGGCAgggttctagggtttttttttttttttcactgtgtTCTCATTATCGGTGGAATccgacacagagaatgggaagggaagaagaaagatggggaaggaataggatccttcggctctgataccaagttgatggagaacctttagggaaaagagggaaaatcagagtagagagggggaaaaggaggatcacactcacacattcattcaataatcaaattgctctccaAATCTTCAAttgattacaaccaatatataggaaaataggaacatgaaattagaaacttaactgaaatggaaactagcctaaactaggaaataactataaaaaggaaatcaaagcaaggaaataaatcctactcctacgttcaagtgtggaaaataaaagcatgaaataaaatactaagtaaactactaattttatttccaacccttgttggaccaaaaccctgggctggaccggttcttcttggctcttggcttccaaagccggtcatgctggtccaaccaagaaagggcagccgtatctgcatcaacatCTCTACCCTAGCTCAACATTCATTGGAATAAGTGTGAGGCTGTGATTGAACCGGCACATCAAGATTGAGGGGTAAAATTTAAGCAACTGTACATCCCATGCACAAAGAAATAAATGACAAGCAATAAATTCATGGCCTCTCAATTTCATCAAGATTGAGGGGCAAAATTTAAGCAACTGCACATCCCATGCACAAAGAAATAAATGACAAGGAATAAATTCGTTGCCTCTCAATTTCATCATAACCAATATCAATGACTGGCATTTACCCATCCATTCATGGTAGATATTCCAGTTATAAAATTTCTAAAGATATACTGATCATCAATACAGTACACATGAAGATTGACATAATGAATCTGAGCTTCAAAATATTGCATTGATTCTACTCACAATTCAGattggaaaaaatatatatattgacgAACAGCTATAATTACAACTAGCATGTGAGAATGAAATTGCAGTTTACCTAAATAATCCAGAGAGAATATAGATAAAATCAATTTAACCAATTTCTTACCTAAACAGCATCAGTAGCATTGCCACGGAATCTCTAAGCTAAAATGCTGTTGTTATGACTGATAGTGTCTTCCTGAAACTATATTTCAACAAAGCATGGAAACCCGGCCATGCACATTTCACTAGAACATGTTTAAACAAGTTTTCAAACCTTATTTAAAATGACATGGAATATTAAAATGTGCATTAAatcaaaaagaaggaaaagtttAGCATAACTATGCACACAATCACATCAAAAAGTACCACACGGTACACGACCCTAAATCCTTACATTTTTGAGGATAAGGTAGTCATGCAAGTCTTGACCAAAGGTTCAATGTTTGCAACATCAAATTCAAGCTTGTGAGCAATACGCTCCAAATGCTCAACAGCTATTCTTGAAGCCATCTCAAAGCCCTCAGCAATCCGAATAGAATGAATACCATGCTCTAACAGGTGCTCAGCCTGCTCAAGAAGTGCACCAGCCATGACAACAACTCCAGTTGTTCCATCACCGATTTCATAGTCTTGACTACGGGATAATTCAACCATCAGCTTTGCTATTTGATTGTCAACGTCCATCTGCTCCAGGATTGTTGCACCATCATTTGCTGTAGAAAAATAAGTGAAGATGTTAGCAGTTGAAGGATCAGTAATCTGTTCAAATAAACATAATAAGAAAAAGGATTAGAAATAATGTCAATATGTTACCTTTTAATATTCAAGGCACAAGCCAAATGTTAACAATAGCAGTATTTAAGTTCAGAATAGGAAAATAGTAAGCCAATACTTCAGAAAGACTAAGAGATTCCACCTCTATTCTCTCTGAATTTACTGCACTCAATCTAAAGATTGAAAATGCAAGTCCCAAATAGTAGCTGGAGTTGAGGTTCAGAAATGAATAAATATTCAAATTTATAGGATGTGGAGAATAGAACTGTTTATGAGGCATATGTCTTCTGCATGAAAAAGGCTTCATCAGTGTGACTGCACTCATAAATGGCGCCCTTCTGGTTCTTGTACATATAGATGTACATGTACTAATATTCAATGCACAGTTGTCCCTGTACACGTACACATGTAACTGTATGCATGTATACACACACAAGTAACTGTACGCATGTACATGTACAGGCATGTCAAAAGACACAACCATAAGTATATATGTTAagctaaaatataaaaataagtcTAAACCCACTTCTTCCAAAAAGATAAGTGGACCGGACCCACAACCACAACCATGAACCCACCTCGGCCACTTGGCCCCTACGTGTGAAAAAGCACCCCCAACACCCCCGACACATGAGAGAAGGGAGTCTCCCTCCTCTAAGGGCTTACCCCTTTAAGAAAACATATCTATATGTATACCTCTCTTCTCACTCTCCCACAATCAATATGGGACTAagaattcaaagaaaaaaaatacatccaTTTGGGGgggaaaaaacacaaaaagttAAAATCATTTTTGAAACATGTAATTCTTTTAAGTAGCTTTTTAAACTTCCAACAGTtcccccacaagtttcaaaatatcAAGACAAAAAGGCAGACCAAACTAATGAGCATAGCTGTTTCTACCGCTTGACCACAAGGTTGCAATATTCGTACCTTATCATTGGACCAAGAGTGCCTAGGTGCTACTTTTTCATCTAaccaaaatgagaaaataatagTAGTATTATTCAAGTCATCCAGTGTGTTCATTTTTACCTTTAAACCAAATTCTAGGGACTTCATATCATATGGGTTGGGTGTCCATCAAATGATTTATATCAAGGGCTTTAGGCCATTCCTTTAGATGATTCATGAATTATCTTTGTAAGCGAATGTTTTGTGAACTTTTCTTCTAGATTTCTTTCTGACCTCACAAAGTCAATAAATATCATTCCTTCATTTATGGTTGGTGAGCTAGTCGATTACACTGATGAAGACAGGCTCAAAAAGTCTTTGACTTCACCTCCAATCTATAGCATAGCTCATCAGACCTAGTGTAAGTTCAAGTAAAAAATACACCCAAAAACGTGTCCTACTGTGTCTAATATGCTCATTACTTAGGTCTGCATTCTTGCAGATATTTTTGAAACTTGTAAGTGAATTGTtgaaagtttaaaaaaatactttaaaaaatcttgtttcaaaagtgtttttaactttttttattttgtctttgcTCCCCACATGGGTGTCTTTGCTTTCAAGTTTTATTCCTACATTGATcatgggtatatatatatatatatatataggagggGCTCTCATTTTTCTCATTTGTCGGGAGGGTCAGGGTGTTTTCTCACGCGTGTGTTGAGCCGAGGTCAGGGTCATGGGCCCAGGCACAAGCATTGGAGTGGGTGTggacattatatatatatatatatatatataaactttgCAATAAATAAAGACGTTTCGTTCTGTCTTCTCTTGTGTACGTTTTGCATACTATAGTCAGCATATGTATTCAAACATACTACTGAGCATAGCCATCCAAGTCGTATGTTAATCACAGATTTTGTGCAACAATCCTGTGATTCCAAAAGGGTGTTTTATTTTGGGGATTGAAGCATAATTTATCCAATCGCATTGTTACAGGGAATTTACAATCCTAAAGATGGCATCTCTCTGATACGACTCTACCTAGTTCTACTGCAACACTGTTTTGCCGGAGGTTCTACTACAACACTATTCTACTTCATCTCATCCTGTACTCGTTCCATTACAAGAAGATTTCGACGGATAGTTTCTTCAATTCTACAATTTTTCATCTGGTCACAGAGATAAGTCTTATATACTCCACTGCTCACTGTTGGTTTGCTCTACTGTTACAACAATGAGGCATATGATTTTACACAACGTTGCTTCATAAAACGCTATCTCATGACTAACATCAAAGTAAAATTCCATAACCACGAACATGACTAAATGAAAACTGAATGCACTTACAGGAACAATGAGAGCAACAGTAACACACATACAAATAAAAAACTGTGATGTACTAGTAatacccttctttttcttccttttttttttggtgggcggtgggggggggggggaaggggggttGAATCTCGAACGTCCTATTCCATCGCAATCAAAATAGCAGTTAAAAGGAAAACAGGAACAATAGGTTACTTAGCTAGTTACAAAGGCACATAAAATTTTCACAGATCGGGGGATGATGAGAAGACGAACTCACTGATGGTAACATCGCCGTCGGGGCTCTGGAGTATTTTGTCCATGCCCTTAGGACCGAGAGATGTACGGAGTATGCGAGCGACGGCCTTACCGGCCGAAATGTTGGCCTTCTGTGCATCTAAACCCCTCAATCTGGTCTTCTGCTCTTGCTCCTTTATTATGATAAACGGCCGACCGAATTCATCGAAGGCTAACGCCATTTTCTTCACTAATCAACTACGAGTCTGCAACTGCAActagggagaggggagagaggagagaggagagagggggggggggggggggaggatcgAGAATGAAAGGGAACAAAAGTAAGAACTGGAGAAGAGTTTGGAACCCTTGAGAAGAATGGCCAAGTCGCTCTGTTGTTCGCGAGCCCTGTGGGCTATAGCTTCTCCTTTTGGCTTCACCATATGGGCCAGGGTTTTAAAACACAGTAATCAGTTGATAGAATCGGTTCTGGccgattctgattctgattcagaTCGGCCCAGAATCGGCCGGAATTAGACCCAAGAATCCTAGAACAACAGAATCGGCCAGAATTAGAACCAAGAATCCTAAACAATAGAATCGGCCATTTGATCTTAAAACACACCGATTCAGGGAAATATTTACGGGAATTTTCCGATTTGAAAGGGCAGAAATCTGGATTGGTCCCGACCCGATTCACGATTTTTGAGATCACTCTCTAAATTCTCTCAAATCAATATAATAACCGGTAAGCTGATACTACATATCCCACCCGCTACCggttttgaattttaatttttctaggTTTTGGGGTGCAACAACGGTGGCCTGGCCGAAAACCTAACCCCTAGGTCCTCTTAGCTCAACCCAAGCTGAGGTTGATTTTAAATATTTCAGCCCAAGCCCAACGTTGATTGACCTTGATTACACCGGGCTGAGTTGGGTCGGTCTTGATTAACCTTAGTAGTCcctaaattttttatcatttaggATTGGGCAAAGATAGGACTAACCCTATTTTCTAATCTATGTGTATGATAATATAATGTGTAGTTGTATATAACATATTTATAAGGGAAGTAGAACACTACTTGGTCACGTGACCCTGCACTAGTATGAGGGCCAATGAGAGAGTGCGCATAAAGGCATCGACAAGAGATGAATTTTTTTGTACTTCACAATAGTGGGCCGTTACtccctctttcttccccttacccccctcctccccttttttttgtctGGATACAAGGACCATACCACTAGGTAGTGCTTCATGATTTAGATGGAATTGGAAACATCCGTGTTTTTTTAACCCATTTGCTCAAGGGGGTTTTAAGTAGGCATGGGCTTGCGCAAGTCAAACTTACACACCTATTTTGCCGGTGGTGTCCAATGTCAAACAAGTTAAAGAGGCCGGAGACAAGGTATCAAACCATCAAATATTGGTCTGTCACTGACCAGTGCCCCACAAGGATTACATGGTCTTACACAATTCAACTTTCTTTTGTGCTGGGCTCAGTTCAAGGCTACATGTATGCCCAACTTCACATGCCTTGATCATTGGTTCtaagaaaaacaataataataataataataataataataataataataataataataataagataaaattatagtgatgcaatgattgatttatatatttctcataattcaaatatattttgaagttttttttttcttttgacaacCATACATAGACAAGAGTACTCTTTGAATAGCATTAATGTTTGATGGAAAAAAGAATCTCATGGATAGTGATGGAGATATAcagaaatttttataataaaattataacTGAAAATTTTCTTGCACAGTAAATACCAGCATCAATGATTGTCAATAGAATGCAGGGATGCATTTCACAGAGGCGAGCCCATAATTTTGTTCCTTCTTCTCATAAACAAAATTTACCAAATGCTCCTAGAAATTCTTGCTCCCATTAGATCATTTGTATCCATataaacttgaaaattttaaagaacAATAATGTCATATCATTATAGAATAACCTAATGACATTTTTGTAATCCTATGTCCTCTATCTGATGGTACAACTCATGTTTTGCTAAATGTGATAGGTTagaatgaattttttctttttcttttttttttttttttttttttaatgggaaaatCATAATGGATTTAACTTGACatgaaaatgaaataataaaaaaaatactttgTCACAAAGTCCTTATTTCTTAATCTGTTTTTAAgtaaattttcaaatcaaacctTATTAAATTTAGTATTCATTGCTATTGGTAAAGATGAAGAGATCTACATAAGATCATTTTTATTGAAAGATAGAACACTGCCCACTTGCACTAGTAGTAGGGCAGTGTGGCAGTGCAGTCTTTTCGTGCCCACCTTTGCCTATTGATGggtaactttatttttatttattttttctttaatattttcttttagttttttttttttttttttgtagaaatattttcttttacttttacttttacttttatgcTATATAGTCctgcaaaaggaaaagaaaactcatgTGTGGCATATGCTTGCAAGCTGAAACATATGGAATAGGGTGATAAATACCATTAAGTCGGGTGGATAATTGCATGAcataaaagaaggggaaaaaattattttgaatggataaaaaaaatgaataaatctCAGAAATGAGAAACAAAGAGTGAAAAATACATTATTTCTGATACATCAAAGCAAATGGGCCCTTGGAAATTAAAAGTAACAACATCTCTTTCTATCCCATGATCTAGGAAGTGAGTAGTAGAGGGGATGGCAACCCAGTGCTCAGAAGAGGAAGTAACCGGCAACTGCGGCGGCACCGGTGACGGCGGAGAATCCCAAGGATGATGCACCGCTCTTCTTTGTGGAAGGTTCTGGGGCAGGAACGGATGCAGCAATGTCGTCGGTGTTGCCAACGGGACTGTCGACGGGGGAGTTAGCGGAGCCTTCGGTGGGAGATAATGCACCTGCGTCAGAGCCTGGGGTAAGTGCTGCTGCGGAGCCAGATGGGGTGGTGGCATCCGCTACAGGTGCGGCGGCGGCTTGGGAAGTGGTGGGGGTTGTGGCGGGTGCCTGGGCCGATACACAACCAACGATGGCGACGAAGATGAGTGCTAAGACAACGATTTGGCTTGCCATCTTGATTGAAAATGAATGAATTAAGGAGATAAAAGTGAGATGTTGATTATTGAAGATAGAAAAAACGAAGAAAACAAACCACTTTGATTCCTTCAACAAGCAGAGAGATTACTGCACTGTGAAAGAATGAAGCGAAGGTGAGGGGAGGCAAGGTATTAAATAGGGATGGGAGAGCTAAGATCGTTCGCGAGGAGTACGGTTGGGTGCTATCTGGGCGGGTGGTGGAACAGAGATGCCAGTTGGTTACGGTTAGAGTAAGAGAGGTTAATATGTTACGAGGATCCGCAAAGGTGGATTGGACCATGGAAGAGGAGGAGTGGCCGGATTCCACGGGAGGAAATGGAGCGGGAGCGGTTCGTTAGTAACGTCCACTGTACGACCATGAGCCTGAGCcgccattctctctctctctctctctcacacacacaaattTGATTCAAGTTCAAGGGCTATTACATAGTAGACCCACATCAGGCCAAATATAGACCCACAAGTCAAGAGAGGCACAAGGCCATACTCCTTGGAAAGCAAGGAAATTGATCTAAATCAAGCACAGATGCACATGAGAGGAGCTGATCAAGTGACCAACTCTAGGGCAAGTATCCCattaaacattgcaaaccagcTTTATTTtgtgaagggaaaaaaaaaaacacctagCTTTTTTTCAGCTATGTTAGAATGGATGCATGGTTCAaaatattggtattggatcggtATCGACCATATTGTATTTGTCTTGATTGAGACTGATACTAATACTTGACCAATTAGGATTTGCTATTAGTATCGGTTTAAGGGTAAATAGTAACAAAATATACCTTTTCAAAAAAGTAAGGGCAAAATTGACCAATCCACATTGATCCGATCCAAATTAGAtataaaacaaaaggaaagaaactctatatgtgtgtgtgtgtgtgagagagagagtcagGATCACCTACCCTTGGGCTCGAGTCTAAATTTTCTCTCCATGTGGTGATCTATTCACATGAGATTCCATTATCCATGGGATATTATATCATGAATTAATAATGCAATAACAGATCCCATGTGGGTAATTGATCCATACTCTTTATGTTTCACTTCATGTATTAGGTGATATTGTGTGTCTTTTTTACTTCTATAAATGCTCTTTGATGCACTAATAACAATTGCATTGAAGTAAAAGGATACATGTCATTacctaacctttttttttttgtaaagtcaTTATCTAA is a window from the Macadamia integrifolia cultivar HAES 741 chromosome 5, SCU_Mint_v3, whole genome shotgun sequence genome containing:
- the LOC122079654 gene encoding T-complex protein 1 subunit epsilon, whose product is MALAFDEFGRPFIIIKEQEQKTRLRGLDAQKANISAGKAVARILRTSLGPKGMDKILQSPDGDVTITNDGATILEQMDVDNQIAKLMVELSRSQDYEIGDGTTGVVVMAGALLEQAEHLLEHGIHSIRIAEGFEMASRIAVEHLERIAHKLEFDVANIEPLVKTCMTTLSSKIVNRCKRSLAEIAVKAVLAVADLERKDVNLDLIKVEGKVGGKLEDTELVYGIVVDKDMSHPQMPKRIENAKMAILTCPFEPPKPKTKHKVDIDTVEKFQTLRQQEQKYFDDMVQKCKDVGATLVICQWGFDDEANHLLMHRNLPAVRWVGGVELELIAIATGGRIVPRFQELTPEKLGKAGLVREKSFGTTKDRMLYIEQCANSKAVTIFIRGGNKMIIEETKRSLHDALCVVRNLIRNNSIVYGGGSAEISCSLAVEAAADRYPGVEQYAIRAYAEALDSIPMALAENSGLQSIETLSAVKSQQIKENNPCFGVDCNDVGTNDMCEQNVFETLIGKQQQILLATQVVKMILKIDDVISPSDY
- the LOC122078090 gene encoding classical arabinogalactan protein 11-like, coding for MASQIVVLALIFVAIVGCVSAQAPATTPTTSQAAAAPVADATTPSGSAAALTPGSDAGALSPTEGSANSPVDSPVGNTDDIAASVPAPEPSTKKSGASSLGFSAVTGAAAVAGYFLF